A single region of the Paraburkholderia sprentiae WSM5005 genome encodes:
- the nirD gene encoding nitrite reductase small subunit NirD produces MKNEHLPRAWTPICALDDIVPNTGVCALVNGEQVAVFHVDGGATEAPAAPAVYAIENFDPGSHAAVLSRGLVGSLGERIVVASPIYKHHFDLRTGECLETPSYSVSAFATRVENGQVWVAV; encoded by the coding sequence ATGAAGAACGAACACTTGCCCCGCGCCTGGACCCCGATCTGCGCGCTCGACGATATCGTGCCGAACACCGGCGTTTGCGCGCTCGTGAACGGCGAACAGGTGGCGGTATTTCACGTGGACGGCGGCGCAACAGAGGCGCCGGCCGCGCCCGCCGTCTACGCGATCGAAAACTTCGATCCGGGTTCGCACGCGGCGGTACTGTCGCGCGGGCTCGTCGGCAGTCTTGGCGAACGCATCGTGGTCGCCTCGCCGATCTACAAGCACCACTTCGATCTGCGCACCGGCGAATGCCTCGAAACGCCGTCGTATTCGGTCAGCGCATTTGCCACGCGGGTCGAAAACGGCCAGGTGTGGGTCGCGGTTTGA
- a CDS encoding bifunctional nitrate reductase/sulfite reductase flavoprotein subunit alpha: protein MSATSVKSVCPYCGVGCGMVLHVEDGQVVKIAGDKEHPANLGRLCTKGQSAHVALRKSGRLEGAFVRRARDEDPVPLPMAQALSSTAARLRRLIDEHGPDAVSFYVSGQMSLEAQYLVNKLAKGFIGTNNIEANSRLCMASAASGYKLSLGADGPPGSYEDFDHAELFFVSGANMADCHPILFLRMMDRVKAGAKLIVVDPRRNATAEKADLFLQIKPGTDLALLNGLLHLLHENGATDATFIAEHTEGWDAMPAFLADYTPEHVARITGLAADDIRRAAHMIASANDWMSCWTMGLNQSTHGTWHTNALCNLHLATGRICRRGSGPFSLTGQPNAMGGREMGYMGPGLPGQRSALVAEDRAFVEALWGIAPGTLKADPGTGTIDMFARMAAGDIKACWIICTNPVATVPNRQTAIAGLRAAELVIAQDAFLDTETNRYADVLLPGALWAEAEGVMVNSERNLTLMQQAIEPPGAALPDWRIIARIACEMGFADAFSYASADEVFAELTRAANPATGYDLRGASHRRLKDSPLQWPIASADSSERNPLRYLNDGVSQTLRESDDGSRPRIAFPTASGKAKFFARAYAPAAEVPDREFPIVLNTGRLQHQWHTMSKTGKVAMLNKLNPGPFVEIHPDDAAELGIRAKDEVEIRSRRGRAVLPAVVTDRVDAGQCFAPMHWNDVFGDELCINAVTNDAVDPVSLQPELKLCAVALSRVTADRVAPTRDDDDALSTPADAAVFTPSAKDQSMPRIEALTTLLQLPPEPAPMPSLCEAERAYLAGFVSGLRSAEAQGLENVPVLPHSAPFDAMKRLYVDGLLAGLYSRSSTTAQPSAAAVRPSLAQEEARESGVRIVRVRPKVTLLWASQTGNTEALIERYATRLMESGFEIRTACMADYSFATLAKAQYVLLMTSTFGDGDAPDNAQDFWTQLNAATAPRLDGVRFAVLALGDRNYDQFCGHGRRLDERLAAQGALRLTERVDCDIEYQPSADAWLERVIVCIKQADAALYAVPPGGMINAVAGAVPTKARPAASRVVGNLRLNRQGAAKDTRYVSLQTGETNLEYEAGDALGVWPSNCPELVDELITLSGLHADASVQVAGVGDMRLADALGKHYEIARPSAEALAFVAARSRNGALRDLLAPERKADLKQWLWGQQLADVLHEFPVSLTPAELTGMLKRLQPRLYSIASSPKAHPGEVHLTVSAVRYSNGRRHRKGVSSTFLADRAGDADVPVFVQKSAHFRPPHQADTPMIMVGPGTGIAPFRGFLHERQARGERGRNWLFFGEQHAATDFYYRDELEAMRASGLLSRLDVAFSRDQADKIYVQDRMREHGAQLWAWLEDGAHFYVCGDANRMARDVDAALKDVIATHGGMSEDKALEYVSRLTREKRYARDVY, encoded by the coding sequence ATGTCTGCTACCAGCGTAAAGAGCGTGTGTCCGTATTGCGGCGTCGGCTGCGGCATGGTGCTGCACGTCGAGGACGGCCAGGTCGTGAAGATCGCTGGCGACAAGGAGCATCCGGCCAACCTCGGCCGGCTGTGCACCAAGGGGCAGTCGGCCCACGTCGCGCTGCGCAAGTCGGGACGGCTCGAAGGCGCGTTCGTGCGTCGTGCGCGCGACGAAGACCCGGTGCCGCTGCCAATGGCGCAGGCGTTGAGCAGTACCGCGGCGCGTCTGCGGCGTCTGATCGACGAACATGGTCCCGATGCGGTGTCGTTTTATGTGTCGGGGCAGATGTCGCTCGAAGCGCAGTATCTCGTCAACAAGCTCGCGAAGGGCTTTATCGGCACCAACAATATCGAAGCGAACTCGCGCCTGTGCATGGCGAGTGCGGCGAGCGGCTACAAGCTGTCGCTTGGCGCGGACGGGCCGCCCGGCTCGTACGAAGACTTCGACCACGCCGAGCTGTTTTTCGTCAGCGGCGCGAATATGGCCGACTGTCATCCGATCCTCTTCCTGCGCATGATGGATCGCGTGAAGGCGGGCGCCAAGCTGATCGTCGTCGATCCGCGCCGCAACGCGACCGCCGAGAAAGCCGATCTGTTCCTGCAGATCAAACCCGGCACCGACCTCGCGCTGCTGAACGGCCTGCTGCATCTGCTGCACGAAAACGGCGCAACGGATGCGACCTTTATCGCCGAACACACCGAAGGCTGGGATGCGATGCCAGCGTTCCTCGCGGACTACACGCCGGAGCACGTTGCGCGCATCACGGGCCTCGCCGCCGACGACATCCGCCGTGCTGCGCACATGATCGCGTCGGCCAACGACTGGATGAGCTGCTGGACGATGGGCCTGAACCAGAGCACGCACGGTACGTGGCACACCAATGCGCTGTGCAATCTGCATCTGGCGACCGGCCGCATCTGCCGGCGCGGCAGCGGACCGTTCTCGCTGACGGGCCAGCCGAATGCGATGGGCGGCCGCGAAATGGGCTACATGGGCCCGGGTTTGCCAGGGCAGCGTTCAGCGCTCGTCGCCGAAGACCGCGCGTTCGTCGAAGCACTGTGGGGCATCGCACCGGGCACGCTCAAAGCGGACCCGGGCACCGGCACGATCGACATGTTCGCGCGGATGGCCGCGGGCGACATCAAGGCGTGCTGGATCATCTGCACGAATCCGGTGGCGACCGTCCCGAACCGGCAGACCGCGATCGCCGGTTTGCGCGCGGCCGAACTCGTGATCGCGCAGGACGCGTTCCTCGATACCGAAACCAACCGCTACGCCGACGTGCTGCTGCCCGGCGCGCTATGGGCGGAAGCCGAAGGCGTGATGGTCAACTCGGAGCGCAATCTGACGCTGATGCAGCAGGCCATCGAACCGCCCGGCGCGGCGTTGCCCGACTGGCGGATCATCGCGCGCATCGCATGCGAAATGGGCTTTGCCGACGCGTTCAGCTATGCGAGCGCCGACGAAGTGTTCGCCGAACTCACGCGCGCGGCGAACCCCGCGACCGGCTACGACCTGCGCGGCGCGAGCCATCGCCGTTTGAAGGACTCGCCGCTGCAGTGGCCGATCGCGTCGGCCGATTCATCCGAGCGCAACCCGCTTCGCTATCTGAACGACGGCGTAAGCCAGACGCTCAGGGAATCCGACGATGGCAGCCGCCCGCGCATTGCTTTTCCGACCGCCAGCGGCAAGGCGAAGTTTTTCGCGCGCGCGTACGCACCCGCGGCCGAGGTGCCCGATCGCGAGTTCCCGATCGTGTTGAACACGGGCCGCCTGCAGCATCAATGGCACACGATGAGCAAGACCGGCAAGGTCGCGATGCTGAACAAGCTGAACCCGGGACCGTTCGTCGAGATTCATCCGGACGACGCGGCCGAACTCGGGATTCGCGCGAAAGACGAGGTCGAGATCCGTTCGCGCCGTGGCCGCGCGGTCCTGCCCGCCGTCGTCACCGATCGTGTCGACGCGGGCCAGTGCTTCGCGCCGATGCACTGGAACGACGTGTTCGGCGACGAACTGTGCATCAACGCGGTGACCAACGACGCGGTCGATCCGGTTTCCCTGCAGCCCGAACTGAAACTCTGCGCGGTCGCGCTGAGTCGGGTGACGGCCGATCGCGTCGCGCCCACGCGCGATGACGACGACGCGCTCTCCACCCCCGCCGACGCAGCGGTGTTCACGCCCAGCGCCAAGGATCAATCCATGCCTCGTATCGAAGCCCTCACGACTTTGCTGCAATTGCCGCCCGAGCCCGCGCCGATGCCGTCGCTCTGCGAGGCGGAGCGCGCGTATCTGGCGGGCTTCGTCAGCGGCCTGCGTTCGGCCGAAGCGCAAGGCCTCGAGAACGTGCCGGTGCTGCCGCACAGCGCACCGTTCGATGCGATGAAACGGCTCTACGTCGATGGTCTGCTGGCCGGACTGTACAGCCGCAGCTCGACGACGGCGCAGCCGTCAGCCGCTGCGGTGCGGCCATCTCTTGCGCAGGAAGAGGCGCGCGAATCGGGCGTGCGCATCGTGCGCGTGCGGCCGAAGGTCACGCTGTTGTGGGCTTCGCAAACCGGCAACACCGAAGCGCTGATCGAGCGTTACGCGACGCGTCTGATGGAATCGGGCTTCGAAATTCGCACCGCGTGCATGGCCGACTATTCGTTCGCGACGCTCGCGAAGGCGCAATACGTGCTGCTGATGACCAGCACGTTCGGCGACGGCGATGCGCCCGACAACGCGCAGGACTTCTGGACGCAACTGAACGCCGCCACGGCGCCGCGCCTCGACGGCGTGCGTTTCGCGGTGCTCGCGCTCGGCGATCGCAACTACGACCAGTTTTGCGGTCACGGCCGCCGTCTCGACGAGCGGCTCGCCGCGCAGGGCGCGCTGCGTCTGACCGAGCGCGTCGACTGCGACATTGAATATCAGCCGAGCGCCGATGCATGGCTCGAACGTGTGATCGTCTGCATCAAGCAAGCGGATGCCGCGCTGTATGCGGTGCCGCCGGGCGGCATGATCAACGCGGTGGCGGGCGCGGTGCCGACCAAGGCGCGGCCGGCCGCGTCGCGCGTGGTCGGCAATCTGCGCCTGAACCGGCAGGGCGCAGCGAAGGATACGCGCTACGTGTCGCTGCAAACCGGCGAGACGAACCTCGAATACGAGGCCGGCGATGCGCTCGGCGTATGGCCGAGCAACTGCCCGGAACTGGTCGACGAACTGATCACGCTGAGCGGTCTGCACGCGGACGCGTCGGTGCAGGTCGCGGGTGTCGGCGACATGCGGCTCGCCGATGCGCTCGGCAAGCACTACGAGATCGCGCGGCCGAGCGCCGAAGCGCTCGCGTTCGTCGCCGCGCGCAGCCGCAACGGCGCGCTGCGCGATCTGCTCGCGCCCGAACGCAAGGCAGACCTGAAGCAATGGCTATGGGGACAGCAGCTCGCCGACGTGTTGCACGAGTTTCCGGTGAGCCTGACGCCCGCCGAGCTGACCGGCATGCTCAAGCGCCTGCAGCCGCGTCTGTATTCGATCGCATCGAGCCCGAAGGCGCATCCGGGCGAGGTGCATCTGACGGTGTCGGCGGTGCGGTACAGCAATGGCCGACGGCATCGCAAGGGCGTGTCGTCGACGTTTCTCGCCGATCGCGCCGGTGACGCCGACGTGCCTGTGTTCGTGCAGAAGTCCGCACACTTTCGTCCTCCTCACCAAGCGGACACGCCGATGATCATGGTCGGGCCCGGCACGGGCATCGCACCGTTTCGCGGCTTTCTGCACGAACGGCAGGCACGTGGCGAGCGCGGACGCAATTGGCTGTTCTTCGGCGAACAGCATGCCGCGACCGACTTTTACTATCGCGACGAACTCGAAGCGATGCGCGCAAGCGGTCTGCTGAGCCGACTCGACGTCGCGTTCTCGCGCGACCAGGCCGACAAGATCTACGTGCAGGACCGCATGCGCGAACACGGTGCGCAATTGTGGGCATGGCTCGAAGACGGTGCGCATTTCTATGTGTGCGGCGACGCGAACCGGATGGCACGGGACGTCGACGCGGCGCTCAAGGACGTGATCGCGACGCACGGGGGCATGAGCGAAGACAAAGCACTCGAATACGTGAGCCGTCTGACGCGCGAAAAACGCTATGCACGCGACGTCTATTGA
- a CDS encoding MFS transporter, whose product MKNVMHSLRSGDWRALVACFLYFDTGFTVWVLYGPLAPFISKSIAMTPAQQGLLVAVPVLSAAILRVTLGNLYQSAHGKRIALMGVLLSAVPTIVLPLLPAVPSYDMLLVLGVFLGVGGASFAVALPMAGSNYPPKVQGLVLGLAAAGNIGAVLDGFLFPQLATHYGWQMAAGGALPLLAIAAITLYFWANDAGVKTGSVLRAFGSFATTLVGLIVLVLLVEAGLFGAGKTGVLLLPVVGALLAIAVLPQRYRSVLAERDTWVIMLVYSITFGGFVGMSSYVSLLLTNLYQLSKIDAGLFMALLAATGAMVRPLGGLIADRVSGVRALTVLLAIIAVCDFLFAAAMPSLTGGIALLLCLYVAFGLGNGATFQLVPHRWAGRTGLMSGIVGAAGGIGGFYLPVVMGIAKESTGSYQMGFATFGTLSACAFLAIVALRRPWMAWSMQTGGMHAHATE is encoded by the coding sequence ATGAAAAACGTGATGCACTCTCTGCGAAGCGGTGATTGGCGCGCACTGGTCGCCTGCTTTCTGTATTTCGACACGGGCTTCACCGTTTGGGTGCTGTACGGACCGCTCGCGCCGTTCATCAGCAAGAGCATCGCGATGACGCCCGCGCAGCAGGGTCTGCTGGTCGCGGTACCGGTGTTGTCCGCGGCGATCCTGCGCGTGACGCTCGGCAATCTGTATCAGTCCGCGCATGGCAAACGCATTGCGTTGATGGGCGTACTGCTGTCGGCGGTGCCGACGATCGTGCTGCCGCTGCTGCCTGCGGTGCCGTCGTACGACATGCTGTTGGTGCTCGGCGTGTTCCTCGGTGTCGGCGGCGCCAGCTTCGCGGTCGCGCTGCCGATGGCCGGCAGCAACTATCCGCCGAAAGTGCAGGGCCTCGTGCTGGGCCTCGCCGCGGCCGGCAACATCGGCGCGGTGCTCGACGGCTTCCTGTTCCCGCAACTGGCGACGCATTACGGTTGGCAAATGGCGGCGGGTGGCGCCTTGCCGCTGCTGGCGATCGCCGCGATCACGCTGTACTTCTGGGCCAACGACGCTGGCGTGAAAACCGGCAGCGTGCTGCGCGCGTTCGGCAGCTTTGCGACGACGCTCGTCGGCCTGATCGTGCTCGTGCTGCTCGTCGAAGCGGGGCTGTTCGGCGCGGGCAAGACCGGCGTGCTGCTGTTGCCGGTGGTCGGCGCGCTGCTCGCGATCGCGGTGCTGCCGCAACGCTACCGCTCGGTGCTCGCCGAGCGCGATACGTGGGTCATCATGCTGGTCTATAGCATTACGTTCGGCGGTTTCGTCGGCATGTCCTCGTATGTGTCGCTGCTGCTGACCAATCTGTATCAACTGTCGAAAATCGACGCGGGTCTGTTCATGGCGCTGCTCGCCGCGACCGGCGCAATGGTGCGCCCGCTCGGCGGCCTGATCGCCGACCGGGTCTCGGGGGTGCGCGCGCTGACCGTGCTGCTCGCGATCATCGCGGTGTGCGACTTCCTGTTCGCCGCGGCGATGCCGTCGCTCACAGGCGGCATCGCGTTGCTGCTGTGCCTGTATGTCGCGTTCGGACTCGGCAATGGCGCGACGTTCCAGCTGGTGCCGCATCGCTGGGCCGGCCGCACCGGTCTAATGTCCGGCATCGTCGGCGCGGCGGGCGGCATCGGCGGCTTCTATCTGCCGGTGGTGATGGGCATCGCGAAAGAAAGCACCGGCAGCTACCAGATGGGCTTTGCGACGTTCGGCACGCTGTCGGCATGCGCGTTCCTTGCGATCGTCGCGCTGCGCCGCCCCTGGATGGCGTGGTCGATGCAAACCGGCGGCATGCACGCGCATGCGACGGAGTAA
- the tam gene encoding trans-aconitate 2-methyltransferase — MTETAPAAHGDSYAKQYAMFENERTRPVRDLLAAVPLDGARLAVDIGCGPGNSTEVLAERVPGASVSGIDSSADMIAAARQRLPQLRFDISDVSTWDAPGPYDVILANAVLQWVPDHERLFPALVAKLATGGSLAVQMPVNLDEPAHRLLREIATDGPWAPRLKGVERTVRHDANWYYALLKPLCARVDVWCTVYHHPLAGADAVVEWFKGSALRPFLAALDDAERSTFVQRYRDEIAKAYPALADGTVLLPFPRLFIVATRGER, encoded by the coding sequence ATGACCGAGACCGCCCCCGCCGCGCACGGCGATTCGTACGCGAAGCAGTACGCGATGTTCGAGAACGAGCGCACCCGCCCGGTGCGCGATCTGCTCGCGGCGGTGCCGTTGGACGGCGCACGGCTCGCGGTCGACATCGGCTGCGGGCCGGGCAACTCGACCGAGGTGCTGGCGGAGCGTGTGCCGGGCGCGTCGGTCAGCGGCATCGACAGCTCCGCCGACATGATCGCGGCGGCCCGCCAACGCCTGCCGCAATTGCGCTTCGACATCAGCGACGTGTCGACGTGGGACGCACCCGGTCCCTACGACGTGATCCTCGCGAACGCGGTGCTGCAATGGGTGCCGGACCACGAGCGGCTGTTCCCCGCGCTGGTGGCGAAACTTGCCACCGGCGGCAGCCTCGCGGTGCAAATGCCTGTCAATCTCGACGAACCGGCCCATCGGCTGCTGCGCGAAATCGCCACCGACGGGCCCTGGGCGCCCAGGCTCAAAGGTGTCGAGCGCACCGTCCGGCACGACGCCAACTGGTACTACGCGCTGCTCAAACCGCTGTGCGCGCGCGTCGACGTGTGGTGCACGGTCTATCACCACCCGCTCGCGGGCGCCGACGCGGTGGTCGAATGGTTCAAGGGCAGCGCGCTGCGGCCGTTTCTCGCCGCGCTCGACGACGCCGAACGCAGCACGTTCGTGCAGCGCTATCGCGACGAAATCGCCAAGGCCTACCCGGCGCTCGCCGACGGCACGGTGCTGCTGCCGTTTCCGCGGCTTTTCATCGTCGCGACGCGCGGCGAACGCTGA
- a CDS encoding LysR family transcriptional regulator, whose translation MKIDTLGVQAFVAIADRGSFQGAADSLHVTQTAITQRLRKLEGYLGVTLIERTTRSMALTEIGRHFLPQARRLLGELADALVEIRETGIARRGDVSIACVPTVGVQYLPRILQAYSARYPHNRIKILDHASSAVEQAVLRREVEFGINIARERHPELTTVPLTEDRYVLICHEDHPLAKRRRIAWAQLQAFPLIFAGEVSGNRALLDLALASSELTLRSFYEVQRSSTAVGLVAQRVGAAVVPALALHKGAYPSVRTVELTRPTVSRTLVLVARKTAQLSPAAQALYDMIREQATLKTG comes from the coding sequence ATGAAAATCGACACCCTCGGCGTGCAGGCTTTCGTCGCGATCGCCGATCGCGGCAGCTTCCAGGGCGCGGCGGATTCGCTGCACGTGACGCAAACGGCGATCACGCAGCGGCTACGCAAGCTCGAAGGCTATCTCGGCGTGACGCTGATCGAGCGCACCACGCGCTCGATGGCGCTCACGGAGATCGGCCGCCATTTTCTGCCGCAGGCGCGTCGGCTGCTCGGTGAACTCGCCGACGCACTCGTCGAGATCCGCGAAACCGGCATCGCGCGACGCGGCGACGTGTCGATCGCGTGCGTGCCGACCGTCGGCGTGCAGTATCTGCCGCGCATCTTGCAGGCGTATTCGGCGCGCTATCCGCACAATCGCATCAAGATTCTCGATCACGCGTCGTCGGCGGTGGAGCAGGCCGTGTTGCGCAGAGAGGTCGAGTTCGGTATCAACATCGCACGCGAGCGTCATCCCGAGCTGACCACCGTGCCGCTCACCGAAGATCGCTACGTGCTGATCTGCCATGAGGACCATCCGCTCGCGAAGCGGCGGCGCATCGCGTGGGCGCAGTTGCAGGCGTTCCCGCTGATTTTCGCCGGCGAGGTCAGCGGCAACCGCGCGCTGCTCGACCTCGCGTTGGCATCGAGCGAGCTTACGCTGCGGTCGTTCTACGAGGTGCAGCGCAGTTCGACCGCGGTCGGACTCGTCGCGCAACGGGTCGGCGCGGCGGTGGTGCCCGCGCTCGCGCTGCACAAGGGCGCGTATCCGAGCGTGCGCACCGTCGAGCTCACGCGGCCCACCGTGTCGCGCACGCTGGTGCTCGTCGCGCGCAAGACCGCGCAACTGTCGCCGGCGGCGCAGGCGCTGTACGACATGATTCGCGAGCAGGCGACCCTCAAAACCGGATGA
- a CDS encoding glutathione S-transferase family protein produces the protein MLQILGKTTSINVRKVLWTCAELGLSFEQEDWGSGFRSTDVAEFRALNPNAMVPVIRDGDFVLWESNAIIRYLANRYRGEGLYPADPVERARCDQWIDWQASELNRSWSYAFLALVRRSPEHQDARQIAASCANWSKHMAIVEQQLARTGAYIAGDAFSLADIPIALSANRWLETPLQHADFPALAAYMARLAERDGYRTYCRNGTP, from the coding sequence ATGCTGCAGATACTCGGCAAGACCACCTCGATCAACGTGCGCAAGGTGCTGTGGACCTGCGCGGAGCTTGGGCTTTCGTTCGAACAGGAAGACTGGGGCTCGGGCTTTCGTTCGACCGATGTCGCCGAATTCCGCGCGCTGAACCCGAACGCGATGGTCCCCGTGATTCGCGACGGCGACTTCGTGTTGTGGGAATCGAACGCGATCATTCGTTACCTCGCGAACCGTTATCGCGGCGAGGGGCTCTATCCGGCCGATCCGGTCGAGCGCGCGCGCTGCGACCAATGGATCGACTGGCAAGCGAGCGAGTTGAACCGCTCGTGGAGTTACGCGTTTCTCGCGCTGGTGCGGCGCTCGCCCGAGCATCAGGATGCGCGGCAGATCGCGGCGTCGTGCGCGAACTGGTCGAAGCATATGGCGATCGTCGAGCAGCAGCTCGCGCGCACCGGCGCGTACATCGCGGGCGACGCGTTCTCGCTCGCGGATATTCCGATCGCGCTGTCCGCGAACCGCTGGCTCGAAACGCCGCTGCAGCACGCCGATTTTCCGGCGCTGGCCGCATATATGGCGCGCCTGGCCGAGCGCGACGGATATCGCACGTATTGCCGCAATGGCACGCCGTGA
- the fabV gene encoding enoyl-ACP reductase FabV — MIIKPRVRGFICVSTHPIGCEANVKEQIEYVKARGPIANGPKKVLVIGASTGYGLAARISAAFGSGASTLGVFFERAGSETKSGTAGWYNTAAFEKFATAEGLYATSINGDAFSDAVKARTIEVIKRDLGQVDLVVYSLAAPKRQHPKTGEVFSSVLKPIGKAVNLRGIDTDKEVIKETVLEPATPEEIAHTVAVMGGEDWQMWMDALGAAGVLADGAKTTAFTYLGEKITHDIYWNGSIGAAKKDLDQKVLGIREKLAAKGGDARVAVLKAVVTQASSAIPMMPLYLSLLFKVMKERGTHEGCIEQVYGLYKDSLYGSQPHLDDEGRLRADYKELDAQVQARVQELWNQVTNDNLYELTDFAGYKTDFLRLFGFEMKGVDYEADVNPDVQIPNLVQV, encoded by the coding sequence ATGATCATCAAACCGCGTGTGCGTGGCTTCATCTGTGTATCGACCCATCCGATCGGCTGCGAAGCCAACGTGAAGGAACAGATCGAGTATGTGAAGGCACGCGGCCCCATCGCCAACGGTCCGAAAAAGGTGCTGGTGATCGGCGCGTCGACCGGCTACGGCCTCGCTGCCCGCATCAGCGCTGCGTTCGGTTCGGGCGCGTCGACGCTCGGCGTGTTCTTCGAGCGCGCCGGCAGCGAAACCAAATCTGGCACGGCCGGCTGGTACAACACCGCGGCGTTCGAAAAATTCGCCACGGCCGAAGGTCTGTACGCGACCAGTATCAACGGCGATGCGTTCTCCGACGCAGTGAAGGCGCGCACGATCGAAGTCATCAAGCGCGACCTCGGCCAGGTCGATCTGGTCGTCTATAGCCTCGCGGCGCCGAAGCGCCAGCATCCGAAGACCGGTGAAGTGTTCAGCTCGGTGCTCAAGCCGATCGGCAAGGCGGTCAACCTGCGCGGCATCGACACCGACAAGGAAGTGATCAAGGAAACCGTGCTCGAACCGGCGACGCCCGAAGAAATCGCGCACACGGTCGCGGTCATGGGCGGCGAGGACTGGCAGATGTGGATGGACGCGCTCGGCGCAGCCGGCGTGCTCGCCGACGGCGCGAAGACCACCGCGTTCACCTACCTCGGCGAGAAGATCACGCACGACATCTACTGGAACGGCTCGATCGGGGCGGCCAAGAAGGATCTCGACCAGAAAGTGCTCGGCATCCGCGAAAAACTCGCGGCCAAGGGCGGCGATGCGCGCGTCGCGGTGCTCAAGGCGGTCGTCACGCAGGCGAGCTCGGCGATTCCGATGATGCCGCTTTATCTGTCGCTGCTCTTCAAGGTGATGAAGGAAAGAGGCACGCACGAAGGCTGCATCGAGCAGGTCTACGGCCTGTACAAGGACAGCCTCTATGGCAGCCAGCCGCATCTGGACGACGAAGGCCGTCTGCGCGCGGACTACAAGGAACTCGATGCGCAGGTGCAAGCTCGCGTGCAGGAACTGTGGAACCAGGTGACCAACGACAACCTCTACGAACTCACTGATTTCGCCGGCTACAAGACCGATTTCCTGCGTCTGTTCGGCTTTGAAATGAAGGGCGTCGATTACGAGGCCGACGTCAATCCGGACGTGCAGATTCCGAATCTCGTGCAGGTTTGA